Proteins found in one Mucilaginibacter gracilis genomic segment:
- a CDS encoding IS982 family transposase codes for MNNLIQNYTFILEEFRKLSIKEDFYYKPVRPRLSDLELITLNLTAEYCGIDSEYQLFRNLKGTPLDILIERSVYNKRKRKLFPHINEVRKKLVQKLNAVQDCFIVDSMPLEVCKNARAARSKICKEQEYAFPNHGFCAAQSSRYYGYKLHAVCSVDGVFENFDLSPASVHDIHYLKDIQQQMTDCVLLGDKGYLSAEVQVNLFESVNIRLETPMRNNQKKFKPYPYLFKKSRKRIETLFSQLCDQFMIRRNYAKTFEGFKTRTLSKITALTTIQYLNKFIFKRNMNHIKINLV; via the coding sequence ATGAACAACTTGATTCAAAATTACACTTTTATTTTAGAAGAGTTTAGGAAACTGTCAATAAAAGAGGACTTTTATTACAAACCAGTAAGGCCAAGACTGTCTGATTTAGAGTTAATTACGTTAAATTTGACCGCTGAATATTGTGGAATAGATTCTGAATATCAGTTATTTAGAAACCTGAAAGGTACCCCGCTTGATATCTTGATCGAACGAAGTGTTTACAATAAGAGAAAAAGAAAATTGTTCCCGCACATAAATGAGGTGAGAAAAAAGCTTGTTCAGAAACTGAACGCTGTCCAGGACTGTTTCATTGTCGATTCAATGCCTTTAGAGGTATGTAAAAATGCCCGTGCAGCAAGAAGTAAAATCTGCAAAGAACAGGAATACGCTTTTCCAAACCATGGTTTTTGTGCTGCGCAAAGTTCGAGGTATTATGGATACAAACTGCATGCAGTTTGTTCAGTAGATGGTGTTTTTGAGAACTTTGACCTAAGCCCTGCTTCCGTACATGACATACATTACCTGAAAGATATACAACAACAAATGACTGATTGCGTGCTACTTGGAGACAAAGGCTATTTGTCCGCAGAGGTACAGGTCAATCTTTTTGAATCTGTAAACATTAGATTGGAAACCCCGATGAGAAACAATCAAAAGAAATTCAAACCGTATCCATACCTATTCAAAAAATCAAGGAAAAGGATTGAAACGCTATTTTCGCAACTGTGCGATCAGTTTATGATCAGAAGAAATTATGCCAAAACTTTTGAGGGGTTTAAGACAAGGACGTTAAGTAAAATAACTGCCCTGACCACCATTCAATACCTCAACAAATTTATCTTTAAAAGGAACATGAATCACATTAAAATAAATTTAGTCTGA
- a CDS encoding alpha/beta hydrolase family esterase, producing the protein MKRDFTMYLPDNATENMPVVISLHGGFASPKGQFRLANFRPVADRERFIVVCPASKHGWQDGKNVKRIDDVKFIDELITYLVYNYHVNANRIYVTGISKGGFMAARLACQLGNKIAAVAIVAATLNTNEGYAPQYPMPIMFIHGTKDPIVPYKGGNLFGRSIYSHPDIIKKWVLLDNCNPKPVITTMPDTAKDGTSIVKEEYTNAVTGMQVIGYTVNNGGHTWPGGWQYLPGFIIGKTSKNLNACEAIWAFFKLYQLGN; encoded by the coding sequence ATAAAGCGCGATTTTACAATGTATTTGCCCGATAATGCTACCGAAAACATGCCCGTAGTTATTTCGCTTCACGGCGGTTTCGCCAGCCCGAAGGGGCAGTTTAGATTGGCTAATTTTAGGCCCGTTGCCGATCGCGAAAGATTTATTGTAGTTTGCCCGGCCTCAAAGCATGGTTGGCAGGATGGTAAAAACGTAAAAAGGATAGACGATGTTAAATTTATTGATGAGTTGATTACTTATCTGGTTTACAATTATCACGTTAACGCCAACCGCATTTATGTAACAGGCATATCAAAAGGAGGCTTTATGGCGGCCAGGTTAGCTTGCCAACTCGGTAATAAAATAGCAGCAGTTGCCATTGTTGCCGCCACGTTAAACACCAACGAAGGTTATGCGCCGCAATACCCAATGCCCATCATGTTTATTCACGGCACTAAAGACCCTATTGTGCCTTATAAAGGAGGCAATCTTTTCGGACGATCTATTTACTCGCACCCCGATATTATTAAAAAATGGGTTCTGCTTGATAACTGCAACCCCAAGCCGGTAATAACCACCATGCCCGATACCGCCAAAGATGGCACCAGTATTGTAAAAGAAGAATATACAAACGCCGTTACAGGTATGCAGGTTATTGGCTATACGGTTAATAATGGCGGCCACACCTGGCCCGGCGGCTGGCAATATTTGCCCGGTTTTATTATTGGCAAAACCAGTAAAAATTTAAATGCTTGCGAAGCCATATGGGCATTCTTTAAATTATATCAGTTGGGTAATTAA
- a CDS encoding phenylacetate--CoA ligase family protein, with protein MTFNETAFPTAQSTLQTQKLRQLLVYLKQNSPFYQQLFKQHNVDIDSIKTLADLSTLPFTTKEDLQQRNNDFLCVSRDKIIEYASTSGTLGSPVTIALTDNDLDRLAVNEYHSFACADGSATDVYQLMLTLDRQFMAGIAYYSGLRKMGAGIVRLGPGVPSLQWETIQRLKPTAIVGVPSFILKLIQFAHAHGIDVNQSSVKKAICIGENIRNTDFSYNILGKRITEAWDIQLYSTYASTEMQTAFTECCARQGGHLQPDLLIVELLDDDNQPVLPHVPGEVTITTLGVEGMPLLRYKTGDICMYDDDTCTCGRNTLRLSPIIGRKKQMIKFKGTTLYPPAMFDLLNEIEEVIDFVVEVYCNDIGLDEVILHLLPAEHTEAADRKIRAYLQARLRVSPGIKYVSLAEIQKMQFPEASRKAIKFIDKRV; from the coding sequence ATGACTTTTAACGAAACAGCATTTCCAACAGCCCAAAGCACACTCCAAACACAAAAGCTGCGGCAATTGCTGGTTTATTTAAAGCAAAATTCGCCGTTTTACCAACAGTTATTTAAGCAACACAACGTTGATATTGACAGCATCAAAACACTGGCCGATTTAAGCACCCTGCCCTTTACCACTAAAGAAGATTTACAGCAGCGCAATAACGATTTTTTGTGCGTTAGCCGCGATAAAATTATTGAATACGCCTCAACATCGGGCACGCTGGGCAGCCCGGTTACCATAGCCTTAACAGATAACGATCTGGATCGCCTGGCTGTAAACGAGTATCATTCGTTTGCGTGCGCAGATGGCTCCGCTACTGATGTTTACCAGTTGATGCTTACTTTAGACAGGCAATTTATGGCCGGCATAGCCTACTATTCGGGTTTGCGTAAAATGGGGGCAGGCATTGTCCGCCTGGGCCCGGGCGTACCATCCCTGCAATGGGAAACCATCCAAAGGCTCAAGCCAACGGCAATTGTAGGCGTGCCATCGTTTATTTTAAAGTTAATCCAATTTGCTCATGCCCATGGCATTGATGTTAATCAATCGTCGGTAAAAAAAGCAATTTGCATAGGCGAAAACATCCGCAATACCGATTTTTCATACAACATATTAGGAAAAAGGATAACCGAGGCCTGGGATATACAACTTTACTCAACCTACGCCTCAACCGAAATGCAAACCGCTTTTACCGAGTGCTGCGCAAGGCAAGGTGGCCATTTACAACCCGATTTATTGATAGTTGAACTTTTAGACGATGATAACCAGCCAGTTTTACCCCATGTGCCCGGCGAAGTAACTATTACCACTTTAGGCGTTGAAGGTATGCCACTGCTACGTTATAAAACCGGTGATATATGCATGTATGACGACGACACCTGTACCTGTGGCCGCAATACCTTGCGCTTATCGCCAATTATTGGCCGTAAAAAGCAAATGATTAAGTTTAAAGGCACCACGCTTTACCCACCGGCTATGTTTGATTTGCTGAATGAAATTGAAGAGGTGATTGACTTTGTAGTTGAAGTATATTGCAACGACATTGGTTTAGACGAGGTGATTTTGCACTTATTACCCGCAGAACACACCGAAGCCGCCGACCGCAAAATACGTGCTTACTTACAAGCCCGATTGCGTGTAAGCCCCGGCATAAAATACGTTTCGCTGGCCGAGATACAAAAAATGCAGTTTCCGGAAGCAAGCCGAAAGGCGATCAAGTTTATTGATAAAAGAGTTTAG
- a CDS encoding HAL/PAL/TAL family ammonia-lyase yields the protein MISVGQDVLSLADFSNLVFNGKSVNLPQSALNKVDTNFKFLQQFSSNKLIYGINTGFGPMAQYKVSEDNLLQLQYNLIRSHSSGNGALLKPTLVKALMIARLNSMMQAFSGIHTDVVLLLQQLINKNVTPCIYEHGGVGASGDLVQLAHLGLVLIGEGEVLYNGGKYPTIQIYNQLGIKPLTIHVREGLAIINGTSAMTGIGMVNVIQAQKLLGWAAMLSAMTNEVVEAYDDHFSHELNIVKHHKGQNKIAAMLRNILTGSKMIRNRSDHLYQPDNIGHDVFEDKVQEYYSLRCVTQVLGPIYDTIANAETVLVNELNSVNDNPVIDHVNQNVFHGGNFHGDYVSLEMDKLKIAITKLSMLSERQLNYLMNDKLNKKFPPFLNLGVLGLNFGMQGMQFTATSTVAENQTLSFPMYVHSIPNNNDNQDIVSMGCNAALMTGRVIDNAFAVLSIQLMSLLQAVDYLECQTKLAPHTLNLYNKMRAIFPKFIQDQPKYKDLENVKNFLEVNEAAISFNS from the coding sequence ATGATTTCTGTTGGACAGGATGTTCTTTCTTTAGCCGATTTTTCAAACCTGGTATTCAACGGAAAATCAGTTAATCTGCCCCAGTCTGCTTTAAATAAGGTAGATACCAATTTTAAATTTTTGCAGCAATTTTCGTCAAATAAACTCATTTACGGCATCAATACCGGTTTTGGCCCCATGGCGCAATACAAAGTGAGCGAAGATAATTTGCTGCAACTCCAATATAACCTTATCCGCAGCCACAGCTCGGGCAACGGGGCTTTGCTTAAGCCCACCCTGGTAAAAGCGTTAATGATAGCCCGGCTTAACAGCATGATGCAGGCGTTCTCGGGCATACATACCGATGTTGTGCTATTGCTGCAACAGCTTATCAATAAAAACGTTACGCCCTGTATTTATGAACATGGAGGCGTAGGTGCCAGTGGCGATTTGGTTCAACTGGCTCACTTAGGTTTAGTGCTAATAGGCGAGGGCGAGGTATTATACAATGGCGGCAAATACCCCACTATCCAAATTTATAACCAACTTGGCATCAAGCCGCTCACCATTCATGTACGCGAAGGTTTGGCTATTATAAACGGCACTTCGGCCATGACGGGTATTGGAATGGTGAATGTGATACAGGCACAAAAGTTATTGGGTTGGGCAGCCATGCTGTCGGCCATGACTAACGAGGTTGTTGAAGCCTATGACGATCATTTTTCGCACGAACTTAATATTGTTAAGCACCACAAGGGGCAAAATAAAATTGCTGCCATGCTGCGTAATATTCTTACAGGCAGTAAAATGATCCGCAACCGGTCCGATCATTTATATCAGCCGGATAATATAGGGCACGATGTTTTTGAGGATAAGGTACAGGAGTACTATTCGTTACGTTGTGTAACCCAGGTTTTGGGGCCAATTTACGATACCATAGCAAATGCCGAAACCGTTTTAGTTAACGAATTAAACTCGGTTAATGATAACCCGGTGATTGACCACGTAAACCAAAATGTATTTCATGGTGGCAACTTCCATGGCGATTATGTATCGCTCGAGATGGATAAGCTAAAAATAGCCATCACCAAATTATCAATGCTATCCGAGCGGCAGCTAAATTATTTGATGAATGATAAGCTCAACAAAAAGTTTCCGCCGTTTTTAAATTTGGGGGTATTGGGCTTAAACTTTGGCATGCAAGGCATGCAGTTTACAGCCACATCCACAGTGGCCGAAAATCAAACGCTTTCGTTCCCTATGTATGTACACAGCATCCCTAACAATAATGATAACCAGGATATTGTAAGTATGGGTTGCAACGCCGCTTTAATGACCGGGCGCGTTATTGATAATGCCTTTGCAGTTTTGAGCATACAATTAATGAGCCTTTTGCAAGCGGTTGATTATTTAGAATGCCAAACCAAACTGGCACCGCATACGCTTAACCTGTACAATAAAATGCGTGCCATATTCCCTAAATTTATTCAGGATCAGCCTAAATATAAAGACCTCGAAAACGTAAAAAACTTTTTGGAGGTAAACGAGGCTGCTATCTCATTTAATTCGTAA
- the fabG gene encoding 3-oxoacyl-ACP reductase FabG, translating into MKCALVTGGSRGIGRAICVKLSAMGYHVLINYKSNATEAGVTLSTVTNSGGSADTLQFDVSNKVEIKQTLGNWITANPDKHIEVLVNNAGIKDDSLMLWMKDEQWDSVVKTSLDSFFYVTRLVLDDMLMQRYGRIINIVSLSGLKGLPGQTNYSAAKAGVIGATKALAQEVGRQNITVNCIAPGFIKTDMTEGLDERELRKLIPANRFGTVEEVAHAAGFLASAQAAYITGQVLSVNGGLYS; encoded by the coding sequence ATGAAATGCGCTTTAGTTACCGGCGGATCGCGAGGAATTGGCAGAGCAATTTGTGTAAAGCTTTCGGCAATGGGCTACCATGTTTTAATCAACTATAAAAGTAATGCTACAGAAGCCGGCGTTACACTTTCTACTGTAACCAATAGCGGCGGCAGCGCAGATACGTTACAGTTTGATGTATCCAACAAAGTTGAGATAAAGCAAACCCTGGGCAACTGGATAACTGCAAACCCCGATAAACACATTGAGGTACTTGTTAACAATGCAGGTATTAAGGACGATAGCCTGATGCTTTGGATGAAAGATGAGCAATGGGATAGCGTAGTAAAAACCAGCCTCGATAGTTTTTTTTACGTAACCCGCCTGGTTTTAGATGATATGCTTATGCAGCGCTATGGCCGTATCATCAACATCGTATCGTTATCCGGCCTTAAAGGGTTACCGGGCCAAACCAATTACTCGGCAGCTAAGGCCGGCGTTATTGGCGCAACAAAAGCCCTTGCACAAGAGGTTGGCCGCCAAAATATCACCGTAAACTGCATAGCCCCCGGCTTTATAAAAACGGATATGACCGAAGGCCTTGATGAACGCGAGTTAAGAAAACTAATTCCCGCAAACCGTTTCGGCACGGTAGAGGAGGTGGCCCACGCAGCAGGCTTTTTAGCTTCGGCACAAGCTGCATACATAACCGGGCAGGTACTATCTGTTAACGGTGGTTTGTATTCGTAA
- a CDS encoding class I fructose-bisphosphate aldolase yields the protein MNISELKTIAGNLMAGDKGLLAMDESTATCNKRFEELGIPQTEEYRRKYRELIVTTPRLEECINGAILFDETIRQTTADGVRFIDILKEKGIIPGIKVDEGTIPMAGFPGEKLTEGLDGLSKRLAEYYKMGARFAKWCAVFTIGANTPSSTCIKANAYLLARYAALCQEAGLVPIVEPEVIMDGDHSLELCGEVTTEVLHAVFNALYQHKVDLGGMILKPNMILPGTQNSYQSNTEEIATATVNCFMRCVPASVPGVAFLSGGQPGVLASERLNMMHKKFDEAMPWALTFSFSRAIQQPALEYWRGKDENIEVAQQMLFHRAACNKAARRGDYTVEMEKASEKEWAHFD from the coding sequence ATGAATATATCTGAACTAAAAACTATTGCAGGGAACCTCATGGCTGGTGATAAGGGTTTGTTGGCAATGGACGAAAGTACAGCCACGTGCAACAAACGCTTTGAAGAGCTGGGCATCCCGCAAACCGAAGAATACCGCCGCAAATATCGCGAACTTATAGTTACCACACCCCGGTTGGAAGAATGTATTAATGGCGCAATATTGTTTGATGAAACCATTAGGCAAACTACCGCCGATGGTGTTAGATTTATAGATATACTGAAGGAAAAAGGCATCATCCCCGGCATTAAAGTAGATGAGGGAACCATACCAATGGCCGGTTTCCCGGGAGAAAAATTAACCGAAGGTTTAGATGGCCTTAGCAAGCGTTTAGCCGAGTACTATAAAATGGGGGCAAGGTTTGCTAAGTGGTGCGCTGTTTTTACCATAGGTGCCAATACACCTTCAAGCACTTGTATAAAAGCTAATGCCTATTTATTGGCACGCTATGCGGCGCTTTGCCAGGAAGCCGGATTGGTACCTATTGTAGAGCCCGAAGTAATTATGGATGGCGACCATTCGTTAGAATTATGCGGGGAAGTAACTACCGAAGTGTTACATGCCGTTTTTAACGCCCTGTATCAGCACAAGGTTGATTTGGGAGGGATGATATTAAAACCTAACATGATATTACCCGGCACCCAAAACTCCTACCAAAGTAATACCGAAGAAATTGCTACGGCTACTGTAAATTGCTTTATGCGCTGCGTGCCCGCATCTGTTCCGGGAGTGGCGTTTTTATCGGGCGGGCAACCTGGCGTTTTGGCCTCCGAACGGTTAAATATGATGCATAAAAAGTTTGACGAGGCAATGCCCTGGGCACTTACATTTTCGTTTTCGCGCGCAATACAACAACCTGCTTTAGAATACTGGAGAGGCAAGGATGAAAACATTGAAGTTGCCCAGCAAATGCTGTTTCATCGCGCAGCATGTAATAAAGCCGCAAGGCGGGGCGATTATACAGTGGAAATGGAAAAGGCAAGCGAAAAAGAATGGGCTCATTTCGATTAA
- a CDS encoding glycoside hydrolase family 130 protein: MGSFRLKRLGVIMEPEAGNPLEIEGVLNPAVVRGPNGDLYLFARMVAKNNYSRIGIAKVKFNKAGDPVGVERSGIALEPEADYEKRPDGGGGCEDPRITYVEPLKHYIMSYTAFSPDGPRIALAQSTDLLHWERLGLATYSPYENIEFNGINNKDACMFPTVIQSPHGQQAMAMLHRPLFPGTRPEETIRYPLDREIREHHECIWISYSHLQSANHLYRHLPKFVSNRPLATPVAGWERLKIGAGTPPILTRHGWMILYHGVHQLEGDKLSYSAGVMILAEKEPSKILYRSAQPILSPTLPEEKIGAIANVVFPTGIDCRHDIGQPDAFDVYYGMADNRIGVARLEIPKKLRLK; encoded by the coding sequence ATGGGCTCATTTCGATTAAAACGTTTAGGGGTTATTATGGAGCCCGAAGCGGGTAACCCACTGGAAATTGAAGGTGTACTAAACCCGGCGGTGGTACGCGGGCCCAATGGCGACTTGTATTTATTTGCGCGCATGGTAGCCAAAAACAACTATTCGCGCATTGGCATAGCCAAAGTTAAATTTAACAAAGCCGGCGATCCGGTTGGTGTTGAGCGTTCAGGAATTGCACTTGAACCAGAGGCTGATTACGAAAAACGTCCAGACGGAGGCGGCGGTTGCGAAGACCCGCGGATAACTTACGTAGAGCCGTTAAAGCACTACATTATGAGTTATACGGCATTCTCGCCTGACGGGCCGCGTATTGCATTGGCACAATCGACAGATTTATTGCATTGGGAACGCTTGGGTTTAGCAACATACTCGCCTTACGAAAATATAGAATTTAACGGCATCAACAACAAAGACGCCTGCATGTTTCCCACGGTAATTCAAAGCCCGCACGGGCAGCAGGCTATGGCCATGCTGCACCGTCCGCTTTTTCCGGGCACAAGGCCCGAGGAAACAATTCGCTACCCGTTAGATCGCGAAATTAGAGAACATCACGAGTGTATTTGGATCTCTTACTCGCATCTCCAATCGGCAAACCATCTCTATCGTCACTTGCCTAAGTTTGTATCTAACAGGCCCTTGGCTACCCCGGTAGCGGGTTGGGAACGGCTTAAAATAGGAGCAGGAACACCGCCAATATTAACCAGGCACGGTTGGATGATACTTTACCATGGCGTACATCAACTGGAAGGCGATAAACTATCCTACTCGGCTGGTGTAATGATACTGGCCGAAAAAGAGCCATCTAAAATACTTTACCGTTCGGCACAACCCATTTTAAGTCCAACTTTGCCCGAAGAAAAAATTGGTGCCATTGCCAACGTTGTTTTCCCAACGGGGATAGATTGCAGGCACGATATAGGCCAGCCCGATGCGTTTGATGTGTATTACGGCATGGCCGATAACCGGATAGGAGTGGCCCGACTGGAAATACCAAAAAAATTACGCTTAAAATAG
- a CDS encoding S66 peptidase family protein, translating into MNRKYFISSLATATAALSTFDTWAAPAEKENFSNRKHKVPPYLIPGDTIGITSPASYISLAEIQPAVQLMESWGFKVEVGTTVGKKDFTYGGTDDERAAELQTMLDDPNIKAIMCARGGYGAVRIIDRLNFRAFKSRPKWVIGFSDITVLHCHINQNFGIATLHSKMCNSFPDDWAKAEPVQVSTILSIKQALTGESLTYATPACSYNRNGNAKGKLIGGNLSIIANLAATKSDIETRNKILFLEDTDEYLYNIDRMFWNLKRSGKLSNLAGLVIGGFKTKPDTTGDEFGKTIYQIVTEKVKEYNYPVCFDFPVGHQRNNFALKCGVEHVLNVDGTGTMLKAF; encoded by the coding sequence ATGAACCGTAAATACTTTATTTCTTCGTTAGCCACTGCCACTGCGGCGTTATCAACCTTTGATACCTGGGCCGCACCTGCCGAAAAAGAAAATTTTAGCAACCGAAAACATAAGGTGCCCCCCTATTTAATACCTGGCGACACCATTGGCATCACCAGCCCGGCAAGTTATATTAGTCTGGCCGAAATTCAGCCCGCTGTTCAGTTAATGGAGAGTTGGGGATTTAAGGTAGAAGTTGGCACTACAGTAGGTAAAAAGGACTTTACTTATGGCGGAACAGACGATGAGCGGGCCGCAGAGTTGCAAACGATGTTGGATGACCCTAACATTAAAGCCATTATGTGCGCCCGGGGCGGTTACGGAGCTGTGCGGATAATTGACAGGCTCAATTTCCGCGCTTTTAAGTCGCGGCCAAAATGGGTAATCGGCTTTAGCGATATTACCGTTTTACACTGCCATATTAACCAAAACTTTGGTATTGCTACACTGCACTCAAAAATGTGTAACAGCTTTCCCGATGATTGGGCAAAGGCAGAGCCCGTACAGGTATCTACCATTTTATCAATAAAGCAGGCACTCACCGGGGAAAGCTTAACCTATGCCACCCCGGCATGCAGTTATAACCGAAATGGCAATGCAAAAGGTAAATTAATAGGTGGTAACCTTAGCATTATAGCAAACCTGGCGGCTACAAAATCGGATATTGAAACCAGGAACAAAATTTTGTTTCTGGAAGATACCGACGAATACCTGTATAATATTGACCGTATGTTTTGGAACCTTAAACGCAGCGGAAAGCTATCTAACCTTGCCGGGTTGGTTATTGGTGGCTTTAAAACAAAACCCGATACAACTGGCGATGAATTTGGCAAAACCATTTATCAAATTGTAACCGAAAAGGTTAAAGAGTACAATTACCCCGTTTGTTTTGATTTCCCGGTAGGGCACCAACGCAACAACTTCGCCCTTAAATGCGGCGTTGAGCATGTTTTGAATGTTGACGGTACCGGTACCATGCTTAAAGCGTTTTAA
- a CDS encoding regulatory protein RecX produces the protein MEIERSAKKITDPKVGLTKAEQYCAYQERAQQDVRNKLYDWGLYPSDVEQIIGNLIENNFLNEERFARAYVNGKFNQNSWGRIKIKQGLKFKQVPDKLIQKALKEIDGDEYLNRLTQIIKKKEATMNERDSYKLRYKLQQYAMSRGYESDLIVDVLKAG, from the coding sequence ATGGAAATTGAACGTTCTGCAAAAAAAATTACCGACCCTAAAGTTGGCCTTACCAAAGCAGAGCAATACTGCGCTTACCAGGAACGCGCCCAACAAGATGTTCGTAATAAACTATACGATTGGGGTTTGTACCCGAGCGATGTGGAACAAATTATTGGCAACCTGATAGAGAACAACTTTTTAAACGAAGAACGCTTTGCCCGCGCTTATGTAAACGGGAAGTTTAACCAAAATAGCTGGGGAAGGATTAAAATTAAACAGGGCCTTAAATTTAAGCAGGTGCCCGATAAACTGATACAAAAAGCCCTGAAAGAAATTGATGGTGATGAGTATTTGAATAGGCTAACTCAAATTATTAAAAAGAAAGAAGCAACCATGAACGAGCGCGATAGTTATAAACTCCGCTATAAATTACAGCAATATGCTATGAGCCGCGGTTACGAAAGTGATTTAATTGTTGATGTTTTAAAGGCCGGATGA